The Oreochromis niloticus isolate F11D_XX linkage group LG15, O_niloticus_UMD_NMBU, whole genome shotgun sequence genome includes a region encoding these proteins:
- the LOC100708810 gene encoding cAMP-specific 3',5'-cyclic phosphodiesterase 4D isoform X9 → MPASALWVYLYWRLRQFKRMLNRELTQLSETSRSGNQVSEFIANTFLEKQHDVEILSPPPKEKEKKKRPMSQISGVKKATQSPGLAPASIPRFGVNTPHENLLAKQFEDIDRWGMDIFKVAEYSGNRPLTVTMYTIFQERDLLKTFEIPVDTFITFMMTLEDHYHADVAYHNNIHAADVVQSTHVLLSTPALEAVFTDLEIIAALFASAIHDVDHPGVTNQFLINTSSELALMYNDASVLENHHLAVGFKLLQEENCDIFQNLSKKQRDSLRKMVIDMVLATDMSKHMNFLADMKTMVETKKVTSLGVLLLDNYSDRIQVLQNMVHCADLSNPTKPLELYRQWTDRIMKEHFTQGDRERDRGMEISPMCDKHNASIEKTQVGFIDYIVHPLWETWADLVHPDAQDILDTLEDNREWYQSMIPRSPSPSTPEEHHAEVGPAAVGAGAPIPSGGGGGDKFQFELTLEEEEEEDEEADSDLESPIEDQSQSAGERHRDSSPPSLAPDPAAAAAAGTVPLRLTHLGP, encoded by the exons ATGCCTGCGTCGGCTCTCTGGGTTTATCTGTACTGGAGACTCAGACAG TTTAAGAGGATGCTGAACCGCGAGCTGACACAGCTATCGGAAACAAGCCGCTCAGGGAATCAGGTGTCAGAGTTCATTGCCAACACCTTCCTCG AGAAACAACATGACGTGGAaatcctttctcctcctccgaaggagaaggagaagaaaaagaggccGATGTCACAGatcagtggtgtgaaaaaggcCACACAAAGCCCGGGTTTGGCACCTGCCTCCATCCCTCGCTTTGGAGTCAACACACCACACGAGAACCTGCTAGCCAAG CAATTTGAGGATATCGATCGTTGGGGCATGGATATATTCAAAGTAGCAGAATATTCTGGAAACCGTCCACTTACAGTGACCATGTACACCATTTTCCAG GAGCGAGACCTTCTGAAAACCTTCGAGATCCCAGTTGACACCTTCATCACCTTCATGATGACCTTAGAGGACCACTACCATGCAGACGTAGCTTATCACAACAACATCCACGCAGCTGATGTGGTGCAGTCCACCCACGTCCTCCTCTCCACCCCGGCTTTAGAG GCGGTTTTCACAGACCTGGAGATCATCGCCGCTCTGTTTGCCAGTGCTATCCACGATGTCGACCACCCAGGAGTCACCAACCAGTTCCTCATAAACACCA GTTCAGAGCTGGCGCTGATGTATAATGATGCGTCGGTTTTGGAGAACCACCACCTCGCTGTGGGCTTCAAACTGCTGCAGGAGGAAAACTGTGACATCTTCCAGAACCTCAGCAAGAAACAGAGAGACTCTCTCCGCAAGATGGTGATTGACATG GTGCTGGCCACAGATATGTCCAAACACATGAACTTTTTGGCAGACATGAAGACAATGGTGGAGACCAAGAAAGTCACAAGTTTGGGAGTCCTTCTACTAGACAACTACTCTGACCGTATCCAG GTTCTGCAGAACATGGTCCATTGTGCAGATTTGAGCAATCCAACCAAACCGCTGGAGCTTTACCGCCAGTGGACGGACCGCATCATGAAGGAGCATTTCACCCAGGGAGACAGGGAGCGGGACAGAGGCATGGAGATCAGCCCCATGTGTGACAAACACAACGCCTCCATAGAGAAGACTCAG GTGGGATTCATTGACTACATTGTGCACCCACTGTGGGAGACCTGGGCCGACTTAGTGCACCCCGACGCTCAGGACATCCTGGACACGCTGGAGGACAACAGAGAGTGGTACCAGAGCATGATCCCCCGCAGCCCCTCGCCTTCCACCCCAGAAGAGCACCATGCTGAGGTGGGACCAGCAGCTGTGGGAGCAGGAGCACCCATCCCttctggaggaggaggaggggacaAGTTCCAGTTTGAATTAActctggaggaagaggaggaagaagatgagGAGGCAGATTCTGACCTGGAGAGTCCCATAGAGGATCAGTCTCAGTCTGCAGGGGAGAGACACCGAGACTCCTCCCCCCCATCTCTAGCTCCAGACCccgcagcagcagcggcagcaggTACCGTCCCCCTTCGCCTCACCCATCTCGGACCTTGA
- the LOC100708810 gene encoding cAMP-specific 3',5'-cyclic phosphodiesterase 4D isoform X8, whose translation MSWPSSLKRFDVENGLSVGRSPLDSQTSPGSGLVLQANFPHSQRRESFLYRSDSDFDLSPKTMSRNSSTASDLEEGLKHWEVNWLPRHGEDMIVTPFAQVLASLRTVRSNFAVLTHLQDRVGNKRPSSSNQPPMCNPCLTEEPYQKLAMETLEELDWCLDQLETLQTRHSVSEMASNKFKRMLNRELTQLSETSRSGNQVSEFIANTFLEKQHDVEILSPPPKEKEKKKRPMSQISGVKKATQSPGLAPASIPRFGVNTPHENLLAKQFEDIDRWGMDIFKVAEYSGNRPLTVTMYTIFQERDLLKTFEIPVDTFITFMMTLEDHYHADVAYHNNIHAADVVQSTHVLLSTPALEAVFTDLEIIAALFASAIHDVDHPGVTNQFLINTSSELALMYNDASVLENHHLAVGFKLLQEENCDIFQNLSKKQRDSLRKMVIDMVLATDMSKHMNFLADMKTMVETKKVTSLGVLLLDNYSDRIQVLQNMVHCADLSNPTKPLELYRQWTDRIMKEHFTQGDRERDRGMEISPMCDKHNASIEKTQVGFIDYIVHPLWETWADLVHPDAQDILDTLEDNREWYQSMIPRSPSPSTPEEHHAEVGPAAVGAGAPIPSGGGGGDKFQFELTLEEEEEEDEEADSDLESPIEDQSQSAGERHRDSSPPSLAPDPAAAAAAGTVPLRLTHLGP comes from the exons TTTTGATGTGGAGAATGGCCTGTCGGTGGGTCGCAGTCCACTGGACTCTCAGACTAGCCCGGGTTCTGGTCTGGTACTTCAGGCCAACTTTCCCCACAGTCAGCGCCGCGAGTCCTTCCTCTATCGCTCCGACTCAGACTTCGACCTTTCGCCCAAAACTATGTCCCGCAACTCGTCCACTGCCAGCGACCT GGAGGAGGGATTGAAGCATTGGGAAGTCAATTGGCTACCTCG gCATGGAGAAGACATGATAGTGACTCCATTTGCACAG gTTCTTGCCAGTCTACGAACGGTGAGAAGTAACTTTGCTGTTCTGACACATCTGCAAGATCGTGTGGGAAACAA gCGGCCGTCAAGCAGCAACCAGCCGCCCATGTGTAATCCATGTCTTACAG AGGAGCCTTACCAGAAGCTGGCGATGGAGACCCTGGAGGAGCTGGACTGGTGTCTGGACCAGCTGGAGACCCTGCAGACGAGACACTCGGTCAGCGAGATGGCATCCAACAAG TTTAAGAGGATGCTGAACCGCGAGCTGACACAGCTATCGGAAACAAGCCGCTCAGGGAATCAGGTGTCAGAGTTCATTGCCAACACCTTCCTCG AGAAACAACATGACGTGGAaatcctttctcctcctccgaaggagaaggagaagaaaaagaggccGATGTCACAGatcagtggtgtgaaaaaggcCACACAAAGCCCGGGTTTGGCACCTGCCTCCATCCCTCGCTTTGGAGTCAACACACCACACGAGAACCTGCTAGCCAAG CAATTTGAGGATATCGATCGTTGGGGCATGGATATATTCAAAGTAGCAGAATATTCTGGAAACCGTCCACTTACAGTGACCATGTACACCATTTTCCAG GAGCGAGACCTTCTGAAAACCTTCGAGATCCCAGTTGACACCTTCATCACCTTCATGATGACCTTAGAGGACCACTACCATGCAGACGTAGCTTATCACAACAACATCCACGCAGCTGATGTGGTGCAGTCCACCCACGTCCTCCTCTCCACCCCGGCTTTAGAG GCGGTTTTCACAGACCTGGAGATCATCGCCGCTCTGTTTGCCAGTGCTATCCACGATGTCGACCACCCAGGAGTCACCAACCAGTTCCTCATAAACACCA GTTCAGAGCTGGCGCTGATGTATAATGATGCGTCGGTTTTGGAGAACCACCACCTCGCTGTGGGCTTCAAACTGCTGCAGGAGGAAAACTGTGACATCTTCCAGAACCTCAGCAAGAAACAGAGAGACTCTCTCCGCAAGATGGTGATTGACATG GTGCTGGCCACAGATATGTCCAAACACATGAACTTTTTGGCAGACATGAAGACAATGGTGGAGACCAAGAAAGTCACAAGTTTGGGAGTCCTTCTACTAGACAACTACTCTGACCGTATCCAG GTTCTGCAGAACATGGTCCATTGTGCAGATTTGAGCAATCCAACCAAACCGCTGGAGCTTTACCGCCAGTGGACGGACCGCATCATGAAGGAGCATTTCACCCAGGGAGACAGGGAGCGGGACAGAGGCATGGAGATCAGCCCCATGTGTGACAAACACAACGCCTCCATAGAGAAGACTCAG GTGGGATTCATTGACTACATTGTGCACCCACTGTGGGAGACCTGGGCCGACTTAGTGCACCCCGACGCTCAGGACATCCTGGACACGCTGGAGGACAACAGAGAGTGGTACCAGAGCATGATCCCCCGCAGCCCCTCGCCTTCCACCCCAGAAGAGCACCATGCTGAGGTGGGACCAGCAGCTGTGGGAGCAGGAGCACCCATCCCttctggaggaggaggaggggacaAGTTCCAGTTTGAATTAActctggaggaagaggaggaagaagatgagGAGGCAGATTCTGACCTGGAGAGTCCCATAGAGGATCAGTCTCAGTCTGCAGGGGAGAGACACCGAGACTCCTCCCCCCCATCTCTAGCTCCAGACCccgcagcagcagcggcagcaggTACCGTCCCCCTTCGCCTCACCCATCTCGGACCTTGA